GCGACATGGGCGACATGGGCGGACATCCTTGTGATCGGTGAGATGACGCCAGAGCCGATGCAAGACCTCAGCCAGGCATCGCCAGCGTGATCGCGCAGTCTAGGCCATCTGCCCAGTTTCAACCCGGCCACGATCTACCCGACCGAGAGCACTTTCGGCGCCGGGTACAGCGCGTTGCTCGTAACCCAAGTCAACAAATGTTGACCGCTGGACCAATTTCATAAAACTTTCTGCAGCGCGTGTTACTCCCATCTTAAGTAGCGATCACGTCCCCGAGAGGCGTGACGCAAACCGGATTAGCCTCCAGGAGATCGAGATGAGCGACATGCAGTTGTCTGATAAAAACACCCTGCGCCAGCGGGCCCGCCAGAACGTCGAAAACGGTGCGGTGACCGAGGGCTACAGCGCCGACCGCGAGGAAGTGCTGCGCCTGCTCAACGAATCGCTGGCCACCGAACTGGTCTGCGTGTTGCGCTACAAGCGCCACTACTTCATGGCCAACGGCGTGAAAGCGCACGTGGCTGCCGAGGAATTCCTCGAACACGCCAATCAGGAAGCCGAACACGCCGACCGTCTGGCCGAGCGCATCGTGCAACTGGGTGGCGAGCCTGAGTTCAACCCCGACCTGCTGTCGAAGAATTCCCACGCCCAATACGTGGCGGGCAATACTCTGAAGGAAATGGTCTACGAAGACCTGGTCGCCGAGCGAATCGCCATCGACAGCTACCGCGAAATCATCCAGTACATCGGCGAGAAAGACCCGACCACCCGGCGCATCTTCGAAGACATCCTGGCCCAGGAAGAAGAGCACGCCGATGACATGGCGGACATTCTGAACGACCTGTAATACCTGATAGATCGCCTTCGCGGGCAAGCCTCGCTCCTACAGGGTCAACACGATACCTGTAGGAGCGAGGCTTGCCCGCGAAGGCGTTTTCATGAGCGCCGCAGAATGAACGTTCCCACGCTGAGCGTGAGAACGATTTATCCGGGTTACTTGCTCGGTTTGACGGTCACCGGTGCCTTGCCTGCTTTCATCTGCTGCAGCAGTGGCTC
The window above is part of the Pseudomonas prosekii genome. Proteins encoded here:
- a CDS encoding ferritin-like domain-containing protein, which codes for MSDMQLSDKNTLRQRARQNVENGAVTEGYSADREEVLRLLNESLATELVCVLRYKRHYFMANGVKAHVAAEEFLEHANQEAEHADRLAERIVQLGGEPEFNPDLLSKNSHAQYVAGNTLKEMVYEDLVAERIAIDSYREIIQYIGEKDPTTRRIFEDILAQEEEHADDMADILNDL